Below is a genomic region from Ailuropoda melanoleuca isolate Jingjing chromosome 8, ASM200744v2, whole genome shotgun sequence.
CAGCTTCTTCAGCTCTCTGacccttcatagaattgaagagagtgagggccttgctctggattggGCGTAGGCTTAAAGGAACATTGCGGctgtttgatcttctatccagatcactaaaactttctccatatcagtaATAGGCCATTTCACTTTATCAAtcgtgtgttcactggagtagcacttttaagtTCCTTCAAGAATTTTCCTTTGCAATCACAACTTAGCTAAATGTTGAGCACAAGAGGCCACCTTTTGACCTATCTTGttggctttcaacatgccttcctaactaaacttaattatttttagcttttgcTTTAAAGTGAGAGATTGAGACtctttcctttcacttgaacacttagaagcCCACTGCAGGCttattaattggcctatttttaatattgctgcatctcagggaatagggagatctgaggagagggagagagatgggggaatggCCGGTCGGTGGTgtagtcagaacacacacattcattAGTTAAGGTTATAGTCTTCTGTGGGTGTGGTTTGTggcgctccccaccccccaacaatgacagtagtaacatcaaagatcactcatcacagatcaccataacaaagaTAATAATGACAATTTTTGAAATATGGTGAGAactaccaaaatgtgacacagacatgaaaggagcaaatgctgttggaaaaatggtatcGATAGACTTGCTCGATGTAGGGTTGCCACAAACCCTCAATTTGTAAAAATGTGCAAAATCTGTGAAGCACAATGAagtgaagtgaaataaaataagggaTGCCTGCACACAGTTTCAAAAACTTCCAAATGCTCACGGAACGCTTTCTGACAAAACCAGTAGCCTCCCTCTAAATATCATTTCCAATACTGCATAACCATACACATTTAGGCCCCACTTTATGATATATAACTGAAACCAAGTGgagaaaattacttaatatttcatAATTGTGTATGTTGTCTTAAAACAGATTCTGCGGACAGGCTATATATCTAGATAATACACAGACAGATTTAAAACCTAGGTAACAAACATACTGCTTAACCCTTTTAACTTAAACCCCCAgacttttctagaaatttctgcTTTAGGCATATCCCATCTTAGCATTAtacatgaatcttaaaaaaaaaaaaaagcactgccATCTGGGTGGCTTCTGaggcagatttttctttttacatctttGACAGGCTTACCTCCAAATACGAAAGAGCTGAGAAGCTCCTGCTGCCCCCACAAAGAAATTAACAGCAAACAGACTCCAGTTTTTTGGGATAATTACAAGTGAGTATCTTGACCAAATAAACCCtgttgaaacaaaaatttttttttttttaaaagcacaggtACTGCTGCAATATCTTTTGAGCATTCAATATTAGagtagaataataataaataggacCATGACAACATAATGTaggataaaggaaaaggaaatgctaTACTTTGAGTCTTTAAATAAAGTCGCTGTAATTCAGTgttacacaaaaaacaaaacccacgcAGATTCCTATTCACAGTAACCCTCTTCTGCCTTCTCTATCTATAATCTGATAATTTCCCAGAGACAACACTGTTAATTcctttgtgtgtgagtgtgtgtgtgtttgagtgtaCGTATGTGCTTCAAATATTAAACTGTTATATAAAttgatggaaaacaaaataagaaatattgaaTGTCCTAAATGGAACACAGGAAGTATTCATTTAATTTACCTGTGGCCATCAAAACAGCAGACTGAGCTGTGCTGAGCTTCTCTGCAGGTCTGGCCATGTCAGCCAATCCAGCACACACCAACCCCTGGAAATATATGTtaacacacagaaagagagaaggtatCATGAGTGCGCAGTAATGATTCTTAATTATAAACAAagcataaaattatttcagagattCCACAGGACAGTTGCTGTAATTTTAGTACCCACGCAGTAAGGAAATGTATACATATCATCATAAAAAACTACAATGAATGTAGGAATgctttttgaattcatgttttgtTAACCACACCAAACAGCCTCATATACCTGAAAATCAGTAGTGTGTGTGTAGGTACCCTAACAAATAGTACTTCTTTCACATATGAAATTATATGTTCTTTACACATGTTGGAAACCACTGGTGCGGAGGATGCCTAAAAGCTACTTAAGGTAATTTGTATAGATCCTCCTTTCATGTTTTTGTCAacgtattcttttttaaaagtgtagtggcgcagtcggttaagcatctgactcttggtttcggctcaggttgtgatctcatgctagtgggattgagccctgtgtcagactctgtgctcagagtgaactctgcttgagtttctctctccttctccctctgaacccgccccccgcccccgtgttCTCAtacgtgcacactctctctctggaatagataaataaatcttgaaaaaaaagtggAAGTGTCAGAAAAACTCTGATATAACTTTAGTTTTTTAGGctgcataatttttctttaatgtcaaAGTATACAACATGGTCATTTCTTCTCTGCTGTGTTTTTAACACTGTTATATAATCATCCTACTAATACCCCTACCAGTAGCATCACTCAGAAAGCTTAGTAATGAGTCTTCCTTCACTAGAGTATTAGTTATGCTGTTCTACTGCAGACaa
It encodes:
- the MPC2 gene encoding mitochondrial pyruvate carrier 2: MSAAGARGLRATYHRVLDKVELLLPEKLRPLYNHPAGPKTVFFWAPIMKWGLVCAGLADMARPAEKLSTAQSAVLMATGFIWSRYSLVIIPKNWSLFAVNFFVGAAGASQLFRIWRYNQELKAKANK